Proteins co-encoded in one Thermochromatium tepidum ATCC 43061 genomic window:
- a CDS encoding glycine cleavage system protein R, which yields MTRQKTYLVISALGEDHPGIVSQLSKVILDQGCNIEDSRMTVLGGEFAAMLLVEGKWNTLAKIENALPELERQLGMTILCKRTGERATGRNLLPYAVDVVAMDHPGIVNNLASFFAERAINIEDLSTSTYAAAHTGTPMFAVHMTVGIPADLHIAALREDFMDYCDALNLDAVLEPIKG from the coding sequence ATGACCAGGCAGAAGACCTACCTCGTGATCTCGGCCCTAGGTGAAGACCACCCAGGCATCGTCAGCCAGCTCTCCAAGGTCATCCTCGACCAGGGCTGCAACATCGAGGACAGCCGCATGACCGTCCTTGGTGGCGAGTTTGCGGCCATGCTCCTGGTCGAGGGCAAGTGGAACACCCTGGCCAAGATCGAGAACGCGCTCCCCGAGCTAGAACGTCAGCTCGGCATGACCATCCTCTGCAAGCGCACCGGTGAGCGCGCCACTGGACGCAACCTGCTGCCCTATGCCGTCGACGTGGTCGCAATGGATCATCCTGGCATCGTCAACAACCTCGCCAGCTTCTTTGCCGAGCGCGCCATCAACATCGAGGATCTCTCGACCAGCACCTATGCCGCCGCCCACACCGGTACACCCATGTTCGCGGTGCACATGACGGTCGGCATCCCGGCCGATCTCCATATCGCGGCGCTGCGCGAGGATTTCATGGACTACTGCGACGCGCTCAACCTCGACGCCGTGCTCGAACCGATCAAGGGTTGA
- a CDS encoding PhoH family protein, with product MIRRENDKPCLFVLDTNVLMHDPTSLFRFQEHDVFIPMVVLEELDRAKKGLSEVARNVRQVSRFLDQLMSDADKAEIDTGLPLGPDAVGGGITQPASGRLFFQTEPLDIRLPESLPGATPDNTILGTALALRDKWPHHQVIIVSKDINLRIKAAVLGLQAEDYCNDQVLDDANLLYTGLEVLADDFWERHQKSVDVWKEQGRTFYRISGPDIADWYPAQCLALGENGEFEARVRDKPNPNEAIVELVEDYRLPRHNVWGINARNREQNFALNMLMDPELDLVTLLGAAGTGKTLLALAAGLAQVLERNLYREIIMTRVTVPVGEDIGFLPGTEEEKMTPWMGALMDNLEVLTRPEGGGDWGRAASQDLVRSRIRISSLNFMRGRTFLNKYIILDEAQNLTAKQMKTLITRAGPGTKFVCLGNIGQIDTPYLTETTSGLTYVVDRFKHWRHSGHITLMRGERSRLADFASQEL from the coding sequence ATGATCAGACGCGAAAATGACAAACCCTGTCTATTTGTGCTCGATACCAATGTCTTGATGCACGACCCGACCTCCTTGTTCCGCTTCCAGGAGCATGACGTCTTCATCCCGATGGTGGTGCTGGAAGAGCTCGACCGCGCCAAGAAGGGCCTGTCGGAGGTCGCGCGCAACGTGCGCCAGGTCAGCCGTTTTCTCGATCAGCTCATGTCCGACGCGGACAAGGCCGAGATCGACACTGGTCTGCCGCTCGGGCCGGATGCCGTGGGCGGCGGCATCACCCAACCGGCGAGCGGGCGGCTGTTCTTCCAGACCGAACCGCTCGACATCCGCCTGCCCGAATCCCTACCCGGCGCCACGCCTGACAACACCATCCTCGGCACGGCCCTGGCCCTGCGCGATAAATGGCCCCATCACCAGGTCATCATCGTCTCCAAGGACATCAACCTGCGCATCAAGGCCGCCGTGCTCGGACTCCAGGCCGAGGATTATTGCAACGACCAGGTCCTCGACGATGCCAATTTGCTCTATACCGGGCTGGAGGTGCTCGCCGATGATTTTTGGGAGCGGCATCAGAAATCAGTCGATGTCTGGAAAGAACAGGGGCGTACCTTCTATCGCATCTCGGGTCCGGACATCGCCGACTGGTATCCGGCGCAGTGTCTCGCGCTCGGCGAGAACGGCGAATTCGAGGCCAGGGTGCGCGACAAGCCCAACCCAAATGAGGCCATCGTCGAGCTGGTCGAGGACTATCGTCTGCCGCGTCACAACGTCTGGGGCATCAATGCGCGCAATCGCGAGCAGAACTTTGCGCTCAACATGCTCATGGACCCAGAACTCGACTTGGTCACCCTGCTCGGCGCTGCTGGCACCGGTAAGACCCTCCTGGCGCTCGCCGCTGGACTCGCCCAGGTTCTGGAGCGCAATCTCTATCGCGAGATCATCATGACCCGGGTCACGGTGCCGGTCGGCGAGGACATCGGGTTCCTTCCCGGCACCGAGGAAGAAAAGATGACACCCTGGATGGGTGCGCTCATGGACAACCTAGAGGTCCTGACCCGACCCGAGGGCGGTGGCGACTGGGGCCGTGCGGCCAGTCAGGATCTGGTGCGCAGCCGGATCCGGATCTCCTCGCTCAACTTTATGCGCGGACGCACCTTCCTCAATAAGTACATCATCCTCGACGAGGCCCAAAACCTCACTGCCAAGCAGATGAAGACGCTCATCACCCGCGCCGGTCCGGGGACCAAGTTCGTGTGTCTCGGCAACATCGGCCAGATCGACACCCCCTATCTGACCGAGACCACCTCGGGCCTGACCTATGTGGTCGACCGCTTCAAACACTGGCGGCACAGCGGGCACATCACGCTCATGCGCGGCGAGCGCTCGCGCCTGGCCGATTTTGCCTCGCAGGAGCTGTGA
- a CDS encoding phage integrase N-terminal SAM-like domain-containing protein, with product MDKKEPCPQDPRYDTSRTSRSPPPARPGARAAQDKHYSIRTVDQYIHWIKRFILFHGKRHPCELGRRRWRRF from the coding sequence ATTGATAAAAAAGAACCTTGCCCGCAGGACCCCAGATATGACACCTCCCGCACTTCCCGGTCACCCCCGCCTGCTCGACCAGGTGCGCGAGCGGCTCAGGACAAACATTATTCAATTCGTACCGTTGATCAATACATCCACTGGATCAAACGCTTCATCCTGTTCCACGGCAAGCGTCACCCGTGCGAGTTGGGGCGGCGGAGGTGGAGGCGTTTCTGA